The following coding sequences lie in one Thermoleophilia bacterium genomic window:
- a CDS encoding BadF/BadG/BcrA/BcrD ATPase family protein → MSSLAGTPALSSLALSPAGDTRLFLGVDCGKVTTAVALGSVEAGELRVLGTWTARHEGDPLALVREVYRAVDAARLSGMATTGVFGGRFCAPVLAGLPEEIAQEEAAAWLYPDGALNVVRIGGGGYSCLTRDASGGVAFEANERCSAGTGETVEGLCQRLGKSLSEAVELAIEEPDGVTVTSRCAVFAKSELTHFANQGESHGRIFRGLFAGVARNVHSLYDKNKVPGQLVLIGHGALIAPIAEGVAVLSDQPTVVDEHAGVFEALGALHYVAREATPAAFPRDMHDLEQECRSRVPRLRPASEGPGSVVHLEERSTPLRADTVVLGLDLGSTGSKAALVHVADGTTLASVYRRTEGNPVEAARALVAEVAEMDVAPVAAIGITGSGRDAAATVFRAAYPDLGSRLVVQNEIVAHAEAASRLDPDGGASLSIVEIGGQDAKFINVLDGRVVDADMNRVCSAGTGSFLEEQAIALGVPDIVEFGKMAEQSDEPPDLGQTCTVFVADVAAEALSDGCSRADIFAGLQHSVVRNYRSRVMGRRRLLGRVFFQGKPATDRGLARTLAAVLGREVYVPPDPGAMGAIGIALMARDALADRLGAVAPVDLERVLHARVADRRSLQCRDRDCQNLCRLEVAEIEIAGERERVVSGGQCPKYDQIAAVGRKLPKNAPSPYKEREALVEELTAFAPVDADVATRRGRRLALPFAHYMIDALPFFVRFLRELGYEVEVVGPCAEALAEGDRLCSAPGACAPVKILHGMAATTGADVFVAPVFVHLPIPNAGGGRYTCPMTQGAPDMVARALAASGAGTTVFRPVFFERDGDGWDKPGFRRALRRMAVALAADPRVLQPEPITAAAFLGAYHAALAAQRRYESGLRKIGTRALAWAKAHDFPVVLVAGETHVIHDRLLDAGIHELVTANGAIALPVDCFPVPEDLSALPRVHWASAGQTLRAAGAAVESGDVYPLLLGAFGCGPNSMIEHLMADIVGDWPHAILESDGHGGKAGYVTRIQAFLHSVYAWRTSAHRESQVREKLARYERRLPQSLAPGEYDRYYFGHVGGGLGRHIAAAMRGLGLDAQFVGQPDAAALRAAGAACSGKECLPYQLIWGAFERFIDAEAARLNGGRALLLSAGNGFQACRANLFPLTEQLSLERLGLEGRVDVADFSIVTSNPRMMPVAWAALVTVDLLNMLRFYTLATEEEAGSADRLFAEISDRLEALLEEPRSTTGVIRSASSAWTSLADVEALLSEAACAFARLPMSSRRSRDVRDIYLCGDLFLRVDEWGNDDLQRKLAAHGLRPIMEPFGEFFELLVLRGAQDAVSPSTVLKKGATLAAMRAIATRLTSVVQKQHPWVFWHDVRDVDRESRRLTSGYPFGETIPTVGGALLSWRTQPIDGVVAVAPRGCGPALIAEAQLRREPSLPALFVYNDGDPIDQGRLAGFAWRLRRRPRRSA, encoded by the coding sequence GTGAGTTCACTCGCTGGAACCCCCGCGCTCTCTTCTCTCGCGCTGTCGCCGGCTGGCGACACTCGACTCTTCTTGGGCGTTGACTGCGGCAAGGTCACGACTGCAGTGGCGCTCGGGTCGGTGGAGGCCGGTGAGCTTCGTGTCCTGGGTACGTGGACGGCGCGTCATGAGGGTGATCCTTTGGCGTTGGTCCGCGAGGTTTACCGTGCTGTGGACGCTGCGCGGCTTTCTGGGATGGCGACGACAGGGGTCTTCGGTGGGAGGTTCTGCGCACCGGTGCTTGCGGGCCTGCCCGAAGAGATCGCACAGGAAGAAGCTGCAGCGTGGCTGTATCCGGACGGAGCGCTGAACGTCGTACGTATTGGCGGGGGTGGTTACTCATGCCTGACTCGTGATGCCTCAGGAGGGGTGGCGTTCGAAGCGAACGAACGCTGCTCCGCTGGGACGGGCGAGACCGTTGAGGGGCTGTGTCAGCGCCTCGGAAAGTCACTTTCCGAGGCGGTGGAGCTCGCCATCGAGGAGCCCGATGGAGTTACGGTCACGAGCCGCTGCGCCGTGTTTGCCAAGAGCGAACTCACGCATTTCGCCAATCAGGGGGAGAGCCATGGGCGGATCTTCCGCGGATTGTTCGCGGGTGTGGCGCGTAATGTTCACAGCCTGTATGACAAGAACAAGGTGCCTGGGCAGCTCGTTCTCATTGGCCACGGTGCGCTGATCGCTCCGATTGCGGAAGGTGTCGCGGTCTTGAGCGATCAGCCGACTGTCGTCGACGAGCACGCGGGGGTGTTCGAGGCGCTCGGCGCGCTGCACTACGTAGCGCGTGAGGCAACGCCTGCCGCCTTCCCTCGCGATATGCACGATCTTGAGCAGGAATGCCGATCGCGGGTTCCGCGCCTGCGACCAGCCAGTGAAGGTCCGGGATCGGTTGTTCATCTGGAGGAGAGGTCCACGCCGCTCCGGGCAGATACGGTTGTGCTCGGTCTCGATCTCGGATCTACGGGTTCGAAGGCGGCACTCGTCCATGTCGCCGATGGAACCACGCTTGCCAGTGTCTACAGGCGGACTGAGGGCAATCCGGTTGAAGCTGCCCGAGCGCTGGTAGCGGAGGTTGCCGAAATGGACGTGGCGCCGGTTGCCGCGATTGGGATCACCGGATCCGGGCGCGACGCCGCGGCGACGGTCTTTCGCGCGGCATACCCGGATCTCGGTAGTCGTCTGGTGGTGCAGAACGAGATAGTGGCTCACGCCGAAGCGGCATCGAGGCTCGATCCCGATGGCGGCGCCAGCCTTTCCATCGTCGAGATTGGCGGCCAGGACGCGAAGTTCATCAATGTTCTCGACGGCCGGGTAGTAGACGCCGACATGAATCGAGTGTGTAGCGCCGGGACGGGGTCCTTCCTCGAGGAGCAGGCCATCGCCCTCGGGGTCCCCGACATCGTTGAGTTCGGCAAGATGGCGGAACAGAGCGACGAGCCGCCGGATCTTGGCCAAACATGCACCGTGTTCGTCGCCGACGTTGCTGCTGAAGCGCTCAGCGATGGATGCTCGCGAGCGGACATCTTCGCCGGCCTTCAGCACTCTGTGGTGCGTAACTACCGCAGTCGTGTGATGGGTCGGCGGCGCTTGTTGGGTCGCGTGTTCTTCCAAGGAAAGCCGGCAACGGATCGTGGCTTGGCGCGAACGCTTGCCGCTGTGCTCGGACGCGAAGTGTACGTACCTCCGGACCCGGGAGCCATGGGTGCCATTGGCATCGCACTCATGGCCCGGGATGCGCTCGCGGACCGGCTGGGCGCGGTCGCCCCTGTCGACCTCGAGCGGGTGTTGCATGCTCGGGTTGCCGATCGCCGCAGTCTGCAGTGTCGTGATCGCGACTGCCAGAACCTGTGTCGTCTCGAGGTAGCTGAGATCGAGATAGCTGGTGAACGCGAGAGAGTTGTGAGCGGCGGCCAGTGTCCAAAGTACGATCAGATAGCCGCCGTCGGGAGGAAGCTCCCCAAGAATGCTCCGTCGCCGTACAAGGAACGTGAAGCGCTGGTGGAAGAGCTCACGGCGTTTGCGCCTGTGGACGCGGACGTGGCGACGCGGCGCGGGCGGCGCTTGGCGCTGCCGTTCGCTCACTACATGATCGATGCGCTGCCGTTCTTTGTTCGGTTCTTGCGGGAGCTCGGTTATGAAGTCGAGGTTGTTGGTCCTTGCGCCGAGGCACTCGCTGAGGGAGACCGCCTTTGCTCGGCGCCAGGAGCCTGTGCGCCCGTGAAGATCCTGCACGGGATGGCCGCTACTACTGGTGCCGATGTGTTCGTTGCCCCGGTCTTCGTGCACCTGCCCATTCCAAATGCAGGCGGCGGGAGATACACGTGCCCTATGACACAAGGGGCGCCGGACATGGTGGCGCGGGCGCTTGCGGCAAGCGGTGCCGGAACGACGGTCTTTCGTCCGGTCTTCTTCGAACGAGACGGTGACGGCTGGGACAAGCCTGGGTTCCGGCGTGCACTGCGGCGGATGGCGGTAGCGCTGGCGGCAGATCCCAGGGTGCTGCAGCCGGAGCCGATCACGGCGGCGGCGTTTCTAGGTGCCTATCACGCTGCGCTGGCTGCACAGCGAAGGTACGAGTCGGGTCTGCGGAAGATAGGCACGCGGGCGCTGGCATGGGCGAAGGCTCACGATTTCCCCGTCGTTCTCGTCGCCGGCGAGACCCACGTGATTCACGACAGGTTGCTCGATGCCGGAATACACGAGCTTGTCACCGCGAACGGTGCCATCGCGCTGCCGGTAGACTGCTTCCCGGTTCCGGAAGACCTTTCAGCACTCCCGCGGGTTCACTGGGCGAGTGCTGGCCAGACACTTCGTGCCGCGGGTGCTGCGGTTGAATCCGGCGACGTTTACCCTCTCCTACTTGGGGCGTTTGGTTGCGGACCCAATTCGATGATCGAGCATCTCATGGCCGACATCGTGGGCGATTGGCCGCACGCCATCCTCGAGAGCGACGGTCACGGCGGCAAGGCTGGTTATGTCACGCGCATCCAGGCTTTCCTGCACAGTGTCTATGCTTGGCGGACGTCGGCGCACCGGGAGTCTCAGGTTCGGGAGAAGCTGGCCAGATATGAGCGGCGTCTGCCGCAGAGTCTTGCGCCCGGGGAGTACGATCGTTACTACTTTGGGCACGTTGGGGGAGGGTTGGGCCGGCATATCGCTGCCGCGATGCGAGGCCTCGGACTCGATGCCCAGTTCGTCGGCCAACCGGACGCAGCAGCATTGCGCGCGGCGGGCGCGGCTTGCTCCGGAAAGGAGTGTCTGCCGTATCAGCTGATCTGGGGAGCGTTCGAGCGATTCATCGACGCTGAGGCGGCTCGTCTCAACGGCGGGCGTGCGCTTCTGCTCAGTGCTGGCAACGGATTCCAGGCCTGTCGTGCCAATCTCTTCCCGTTGACGGAGCAGCTCTCTCTTGAGCGTCTGGGGCTAGAGGGTCGTGTCGACGTAGCCGACTTCAGCATTGTCACAAGCAATCCTCGAATGATGCCGGTTGCCTGGGCGGCGTTGGTCACCGTCGACTTGCTGAACATGCTGCGCTTCTACACGCTGGCTACAGAAGAAGAAGCTGGGAGCGCCGACCGTCTTTTCGCAGAGATCTCGGATCGCCTCGAGGCGCTTCTGGAGGAGCCTCGCTCGACGACAGGGGTGATTCGCTCAGCGTCCTCGGCGTGGACGTCGCTGGCGGACGTGGAAGCACTTCTCTCGGAGGCGGCTTGCGCGTTCGCGCGCCTGCCCATGTCGTCGCGTCGCAGCAGGGACGTTCGCGATATCTATCTCTGTGGCGATCTATTCCTGCGTGTCGACGAGTGGGGAAATGATGATCTGCAACGCAAGCTGGCGGCTCATGGGCTGCGACCAATCATGGAGCCGTTTGGCGAGTTCTTCGAGCTTCTCGTGCTGAGAGGAGCCCAGGATGCGGTGTCGCCGTCGACTGTGCTTAAGAAGGGGGCGACGTTGGCGGCCATGCGTGCTATCGCGACTCGCCTCACGAGCGTGGTGCAGAAGCAGCATCCGTGGGTCTTCTGGCACGATGTCCGTGACGTGGATCGCGAGAGCCGTCGCTTGACCAGTGGGTACCCGTTTGGCGAGACGATTCCGACGGTTGGTGGGGCGTTGCTTTCTTGGCGAACGCAACCGATCGACGGGGTTGTCGCTGTGGCGCCTCGTGGCTGCGGACCGGCGTTGATCGCCGAGGCTCAGCTGCGACGGGAGCCCAGCCTGCCGGCACTCTTCGTCTACAACGACGGTGACCCGATCGACCAGGGACGCCTGGCTGGGTTCGCTTGGCGACTGCGGCGGCGACCCCGACGAAGCGCCTGA
- a CDS encoding metallopeptidase family protein, whose amino-acid sequence MDIEPHELSSDDRQLLDTAWDLFDEGDLQGARTTLTSLSDQGQEQPDTLELVGELALADDDPGAALNAYLRWNEIAPDDPEPWIASAEVYLEYFDDAHEATRLMRGLLAGPELDSVDEADARHLLGLACEARNDRRGMVREWLAVLRLDALNDSAEPILTRTNFEAVAAAALEELPDEVVERLRNVPILVEDRPPEALVLEGLDPRTLGVFHGIAMPDQLSLGPGPDAGLIHLFQRNLERESFDDDDLAEQIRITVLHETAHYFGASEEDLKRFGLN is encoded by the coding sequence ATGGACATTGAACCGCACGAACTCAGCTCGGATGATCGGCAACTCCTGGACACCGCGTGGGATCTGTTCGACGAGGGCGACCTCCAGGGAGCACGCACCACGCTGACCAGCCTCAGCGACCAGGGCCAAGAACAACCGGATACGCTCGAGCTCGTCGGCGAACTCGCTCTGGCCGATGACGACCCCGGCGCAGCGCTCAACGCCTACTTGCGCTGGAACGAGATCGCCCCTGACGACCCGGAACCGTGGATTGCCTCAGCCGAGGTCTACCTGGAGTACTTCGACGATGCGCACGAGGCGACCCGCCTCATGCGCGGACTTCTGGCCGGTCCAGAACTCGACTCTGTCGACGAGGCCGATGCGCGCCATCTCCTCGGCCTCGCCTGCGAAGCTCGCAACGACCGCCGGGGAATGGTGCGCGAGTGGCTCGCCGTGCTGCGCCTGGACGCGCTCAACGACTCTGCCGAGCCAATCCTGACTCGCACAAACTTCGAGGCGGTCGCTGCAGCAGCTCTCGAGGAGCTGCCGGACGAGGTCGTCGAACGCCTCCGGAACGTCCCGATTCTGGTGGAGGACCGACCTCCAGAAGCTCTCGTCCTCGAGGGACTCGACCCTCGCACACTCGGAGTCTTTCACGGCATTGCGATGCCCGACCAGCTTTCCTTGGGGCCCGGTCCCGATGCTGGCCTCATTCATCTGTTCCAGCGCAACCTCGAGCGTGAGTCGTTCGACGATGACGACCTCGCCGAACAGATCCGCATCACCGTCCTGCACGAAACGGCGCACTACTTCGGTGCCAGCGAAGAGGATCTCAAGCGCTTCGGACTCAACTAA
- a CDS encoding MBL fold metallo-hydrolase, producing the protein MRVRLARSACALQRFVDGLTGDLSSGAPRTECAARRRFCGAKRITDSRKRTRRAPDAVTADDDAAGIVTLAGQESHDFGAASRLPIHRPSRLKGCALYEKDPESTTVTKVARYEPHDRITFLGHATVLVELDGLRLLTDPVLRRLVGPLVRRTPKPHLGPLSGLDAVLISHMHLDHYDPASLRLLDPSALIIGPPGSARSLRRRGFADVHELGPGEALRLGAVEITATAAQHPRGRHAPIAGPPSVGYVISGSHDIYFAGDTGLFPEMASIWSGLDVALLPIAGIGPRLPEDKHLSPRHAVRAMELLRPGIVIPIHWGTYHLPGSSILRLRPDIHRDAPVVFMREALALEPDIRAVLLAPGEALHLEKRASSLR; encoded by the coding sequence ATGAGAGTGCGGCTGGCTCGGTCTGCATGTGCCCTCCAGCGGTTCGTCGACGGTCTGACTGGCGATCTGAGCAGCGGCGCTCCGAGGACCGAGTGCGCCGCTCGTAGGCGCTTCTGTGGCGCGAAGCGTATCACCGATTCCCGGAAACGCACGCGTCGTGCGCCCGATGCTGTTACTGCAGACGATGATGCAGCGGGTATAGTCACGTTGGCGGGTCAGGAGAGCCACGACTTCGGGGCTGCTTCCCGTCTGCCGATACACCGTCCGAGCCGTCTGAAGGGGTGCGCGCTGTACGAGAAAGACCCGGAATCCACTACTGTTACGAAGGTCGCCCGCTACGAGCCGCACGACCGGATCACCTTTCTCGGTCATGCCACGGTCCTGGTTGAGCTAGACGGACTTCGGCTCTTGACCGACCCGGTTCTCCGTCGGCTTGTCGGTCCGCTAGTGCGCCGCACGCCCAAGCCACACTTGGGACCGCTGTCAGGCCTGGATGCAGTCCTGATCTCGCACATGCACCTCGACCATTACGACCCTGCGTCGCTGAGGCTGCTCGATCCCAGTGCGCTTATCATCGGTCCCCCAGGCAGTGCACGTTCGCTGCGCCGGAGGGGATTCGCGGATGTTCACGAGTTAGGTCCCGGTGAGGCCCTGCGACTGGGCGCCGTGGAAATCACCGCTACGGCGGCGCAGCATCCGCGAGGTCGTCACGCCCCCATCGCGGGACCTCCCAGTGTGGGCTACGTGATTAGCGGTAGCCACGACATCTACTTCGCTGGCGACACGGGGCTGTTTCCTGAGATGGCGAGTATCTGGTCGGGGCTGGACGTCGCTTTGCTGCCGATCGCCGGCATCGGTCCACGCCTCCCCGAGGACAAGCACTTGAGCCCTCGCCACGCCGTTCGCGCCATGGAGTTGCTGCGACCAGGCATCGTCATCCCCATCCACTGGGGGACCTATCACTTGCCCGGCAGTTCTATCTTGCGCCTGCGACCGGACATCCATCGCGATGCCCCCGTGGTCTTCATGCGCGAGGCTCTTGCGCTCGAGCCGGATATTCGTGCGGTTCTGTTGGCGCCCGGCGAGGCGTTGCACCTCGAGAAACGCGCCAGTTCGCTGCGTTAG
- a CDS encoding peptide chain release factor-like protein → MDTFRAGGPGGQHQNVTESAVRLRHRSTGVVVTSRAQRSQYLNKRDALRRLRIRLRRLNDPGPPSRRPTVPSVESVEQRLREKHGRGALKRERQAPHVDDF, encoded by the coding sequence GTGGACACATTTCGTGCCGGCGGCCCTGGCGGCCAGCATCAGAATGTCACCGAGAGCGCCGTGCGCCTCCGTCATCGGTCAACGGGTGTCGTGGTCACGAGCCGCGCTCAACGGAGTCAGTATCTCAACAAGCGCGATGCATTGCGGCGTCTGCGGATCAGACTCCGTCGCCTGAATGATCCCGGTCCTCCCTCTCGCCGGCCAACGGTTCCCAGTGTTGAATCGGTCGAGCAGCGATTGCGAGAGAAGCATGGCAGGGGTGCGCTCAAGCGCGAGCGGCAAGCGCCCCACGTGGATGATTTCTAG
- a CDS encoding recombinase family protein — protein sequence MDRQYLMRSTDDQETDCRSWCDQQSWRVGKVITDANRSASQWRTREREGFEEALRLIASKQYDAFVTWEPSRAGRELLAYVQLRAACQEAGVLYLTKGRVYDFARSDDAFMMGLEFLTAEKDAAVIRERQLRTVRLHAQQGRPHGRLPFGYRRVYDEHTGVLLRQEIDPEKAAIIINAVDEILSGTTVNAIVTRLNKAGVPTPMKPTSDQSRGWMSSTLRQIIKSPTIAGLRKYQGKVIGEADWPAIIPRERWEQVNRILADQARRTRYVEEDNHSHPKWLLSFAAKCAYCGRPLARRCGVIPRKDGSRRDNYVCVYVPCRKISIDVPRTDAYVTGALLGWLSKPESLAVIAGPSENWRERIEEAEAQVARLRLRLDEAAEEYAAGRISLTMLSSIEKRLNPEIEQAVKATVPPVPDTEVLRLMQAEDIEAAWERLDLLEKRRIIKLLLDIRVTKAPQLGGKFDPNRIKVAPRFVPHEQYRWTRSEQP from the coding sequence ATGGATCGCCAGTACCTCATGCGATCCACGGACGATCAGGAGACGGACTGCCGCTCCTGGTGCGATCAGCAGAGCTGGCGCGTCGGCAAGGTCATCACCGACGCCAACCGATCCGCCTCGCAGTGGCGTACCCGCGAGCGGGAGGGTTTCGAGGAAGCCCTGCGCCTGATCGCCTCCAAGCAGTACGACGCCTTCGTGACCTGGGAGCCGTCGCGTGCAGGCCGCGAGCTGTTGGCCTATGTCCAGCTCCGCGCCGCCTGCCAGGAGGCCGGAGTGCTGTATCTGACCAAGGGACGGGTCTACGACTTCGCCCGGAGCGACGACGCCTTCATGATGGGGCTGGAGTTCCTGACGGCCGAGAAGGACGCCGCTGTGATCCGCGAACGGCAGCTCCGCACGGTGCGCCTGCACGCGCAGCAGGGCAGGCCGCATGGTCGTCTCCCGTTCGGGTATCGCCGTGTCTATGACGAGCACACCGGAGTGCTGCTTCGTCAGGAAATCGACCCGGAGAAGGCCGCGATCATCATCAACGCCGTGGATGAGATTCTGAGCGGCACGACGGTGAACGCGATCGTGACCCGGCTGAACAAGGCCGGTGTGCCGACACCGATGAAGCCGACCTCCGATCAGTCGCGGGGCTGGATGAGCTCGACGCTGCGGCAGATCATCAAGAGCCCGACGATCGCGGGACTGCGGAAGTATCAGGGCAAGGTGATCGGCGAGGCAGACTGGCCCGCGATCATTCCCCGCGAGCGGTGGGAGCAGGTCAACCGGATACTTGCCGACCAGGCACGCCGCACTCGGTACGTCGAGGAGGACAACCACAGCCATCCGAAGTGGCTGCTGTCGTTCGCAGCGAAGTGTGCCTACTGCGGGCGGCCGCTCGCTCGCAGATGCGGCGTCATTCCTCGCAAGGACGGAAGCCGCCGCGACAACTACGTCTGTGTCTATGTTCCGTGCCGGAAGATCAGCATCGACGTTCCTCGCACCGACGCATATGTGACCGGCGCTCTGTTGGGCTGGCTCTCCAAGCCGGAGAGCCTGGCGGTGATCGCCGGGCCGAGCGAGAACTGGCGCGAGCGCATCGAGGAAGCCGAAGCTCAGGTGGCACGGCTGCGGCTGCGCCTGGACGAGGCCGCCGAGGAATACGCGGCCGGGCGTATCAGCCTGACGATGCTGTCGAGCATCGAGAAGCGGCTGAACCCGGAGATTGAGCAGGCCGTCAAGGCCACTGTTCCTCCCGTCCCCGACACTGAGGTCCTTCGTCTCATGCAGGCCGAGGACATCGAGGCGGCGTGGGAACGGCTGGACCTGTTGGAGAAGCGGCGGATCATCAAGCTGCTGCTCGACATCCGGGTGACCAAGGCACCTCAGTTGGGCGGCAAGTTCGATCCGAACCGCATCAAGGTCGCGCCGCGTTTCGTTCCTCACGAGCAGTACCGATGGACTCGATCAGAGCAGCCCTGA
- a CDS encoding DUF2252 domain-containing protein, producing the protein MQTEPAALSSRSVDQTAAGKAHRQVVPRRSHRIWSAPANRAEPVELLRAQDEDRLDELVPIRWGRMSVSPFAFYRGSAALMAADLATLPRTELTAQLCGDAHLSNFGLYASPERALMFDVNDFDETHPGPFEWDVKRLAASLAIAGRNNGLPDEAGRAAARAAARSYRTHMTTYAAMRELDVWYSRVVADDLLASVRSKKIAKPKVVNRAAATTARTLEKARARTSAQAATKLTELAAGRPRIVDQPPLITHPEGIDRTEMLRLFRQYTRTMSDERRLLMQRFEVVDVAHKVVGVGSVGTRCFIVLLMGHDNDDPLLLQVKEAGKSVLEPHLGASQFKHSGHRVVVGQRLIQAASDIFLGWMTGRPAGRHFYWRQLRDMKGSVEVERLGAAGLELYAEICGWALARGHARSGQRMAIAAYLGSGDAFDAAIADFAMSYADQAERDFAELQGLIKLGKVPVTTGV; encoded by the coding sequence ATGCAGACCGAGCCAGCCGCACTCTCATCTCGATCCGTCGACCAGACAGCCGCCGGCAAGGCGCATCGGCAGGTGGTGCCACGCCGGAGTCATCGCATCTGGAGTGCGCCCGCGAATCGCGCCGAGCCTGTGGAGCTGTTGCGCGCGCAGGACGAAGATCGTCTCGACGAACTCGTCCCCATTCGCTGGGGCCGCATGTCTGTCTCACCGTTCGCCTTCTACCGCGGTTCGGCGGCTCTCATGGCCGCCGACCTCGCCACGCTGCCGCGCACCGAGCTGACGGCGCAACTCTGTGGCGATGCGCATCTCTCGAACTTCGGCCTCTACGCCTCGCCCGAACGAGCGCTCATGTTCGACGTGAACGATTTCGACGAAACGCACCCGGGACCGTTCGAATGGGACGTCAAGCGACTTGCCGCCAGCCTCGCGATCGCCGGTCGGAATAACGGCCTGCCGGACGAGGCGGGTCGCGCTGCCGCACGCGCGGCGGCGCGCTCATACCGAACCCACATGACAACCTACGCGGCGATGCGAGAGCTGGACGTATGGTACTCACGCGTGGTCGCCGATGACCTCCTCGCATCAGTGCGCTCCAAGAAGATCGCGAAGCCGAAGGTAGTCAACAGAGCCGCCGCCACAACTGCTCGCACACTCGAGAAAGCGCGCGCACGGACGAGTGCTCAAGCCGCTACAAAGCTGACGGAATTGGCGGCCGGGAGACCACGCATCGTCGATCAACCGCCGCTGATCACTCACCCGGAAGGCATCGACAGAACCGAAATGCTCCGTCTCTTTCGCCAATACACGCGAACCATGAGCGACGAACGGCGACTTCTCATGCAGCGTTTCGAGGTTGTGGATGTAGCGCACAAGGTGGTCGGAGTCGGCAGCGTGGGTACCCGATGTTTCATCGTGCTGCTGATGGGCCACGACAATGATGATCCGCTGCTTCTTCAGGTCAAAGAGGCCGGCAAGTCCGTACTGGAGCCCCATCTCGGCGCCAGCCAGTTCAAGCACTCCGGCCATCGCGTTGTCGTTGGCCAACGCCTGATTCAGGCGGCCAGCGACATCTTCCTCGGCTGGATGACCGGCAGACCGGCCGGCCGTCATTTCTACTGGCGCCAACTGCGCGACATGAAGGGCTCGGTGGAGGTGGAGAGGCTGGGAGCGGCAGGCCTCGAGCTGTACGCAGAGATCTGCGGCTGGGCTCTCGCACGGGGACACGCCCGCTCCGGACAGAGGATGGCCATCGCCGCATACTTGGGATCTGGAGACGCGTTCGACGCTGCCATCGCCGACTTCGCGATGTCGTACGCCGATCAGGCGGAACGCGACTTCGCCGAGCTACAAGGCTTGATCAAGCTCGGCAAGGTACCCGTCACGACTGGCGTCTAG
- a CDS encoding aldehyde dehydrogenase family protein: MLGEATNDMCIAAEEIFGPVLTVIPVDSDEEAISIANDTRYGLAASLYTGDVAKAHRYARRLRAGTVSVNCFAEGDITTPFGGFKESGFFGRDKSMWAQEQYTELKTIWMQVS; the protein is encoded by the coding sequence TTGCTGGGCGAGGCAACGAACGACATGTGCATTGCCGCCGAAGAGATCTTCGGCCCCGTCTTGACCGTCATTCCCGTGGACAGCGATGAGGAGGCGATCTCGATAGCCAACGACACACGCTACGGTCTAGCTGCCTCGCTCTACACAGGCGATGTCGCCAAGGCCCATCGCTATGCGCGTCGACTGCGGGCGGGGACTGTCTCGGTCAACTGCTTCGCCGAGGGCGACATAACGACCCCCTTCGGCGGCTTCAAGGAATCCGGCTTCTTCGGGCGGGACAAGTCAATGTGGGCACAGGAGCAGTACACCGAACTCAAGACCATCTGGATGCAGGTGAGCTGA